A region from the Vicia villosa cultivar HV-30 ecotype Madison, WI linkage group LG3, Vvil1.0, whole genome shotgun sequence genome encodes:
- the LOC131660606 gene encoding uncharacterized protein LOC131660606 isoform X1 has protein sequence MRLIKGSKVEVLVNTSRLEVEWHGAQITSGNGHTYNVKYDHSSSNDKALSRRVPRKAIRPCPPAMKNIEGLKVNDAVEVWNDGCWKKATVLKYMTGELYLVALHGSCTELKVQEIHMRMCQSWENGQWIIIPKVPAKSRVMKFSRNLIPNNYKVMPDVQQANNVCSLGLDDSCLHVPSPSTLKRPCSHGSSRNEDYPRKKRAGVIMGESKRFKAVSTAPLMEKVDAIAYPQNNMGEKYMHYSFTNSTYQLYGIGKKNPCNDKITVEQDYSCSNLSSVGSCSVISGSANEFFGDTLAGPFQDDADSLRSNPEFPDVEDVDRFSGDMLAANPCQSDDNTICSDADSLDVEDADVGCTIIPKEIVAEKIHRLELNAYHCTLEAMYASGPLSWEKEEVLTNLRISLNISNDEHLIGIKNLVSGVQNF, from the exons ATGAGATTAATAAAAGGAAGTAAAGTGGAGGTTCTTGTCAATACCTCGAGACTTGAAGTAGAATGGCATGGTGCTCAAATTACTTCTGGTAATGGACACACTTACAATGTTAAGTATGACCATTCTAGTTCAAATGATAAGGCTCTTTCGAGGAGAGTTCCAAGGAAGGCCATCAGACCATGCCCCCCTGCTATGAAAAATATCGAGGGTTTAAAAGTCAATGATGCTGTGGAGGTTTGGAATGACGGATGCTGGAAAAAAGCTACTGTGTTGAAGTACATGACTGGAGAATTGTACTTGGTAGCGTTGCACGGATCTTGTACGGAGCTGAAGGTCCAAGAAATTCACATGAGGATGTGCCAATCATGGGAAAATGGTCAATGGATCATTATTCCAAAG GTACCAGCCAAGTCTAGAGTGATGAAGTTTAGCCGGAATTTGATTCCAAACAACTATAAGGTGATGCCTGATGTTCAGCAAGCTAACAATGTTTGTTCACTAGGATTGGATGACAGCTGTCTCCATGTACCCTCCCCTTCAACTTTGAAAAGACCGTGCTCTCATGGCTCATCTCGTAATGAGGATTATCCCAGAAAAAAGAGGGCTGGTGTGATTATGGGTGAGTCTAAAAGGTTCAAAGCAGTATCCACTGCTCCATTGATGGAAAAGGTAGATGCTATTGCTTACCCACAGAATAATATGGGTGAAAAATACATGCATTATTCATTCACTAATAGTACCTATCAATTATATGGAATAGGGAAGAAGAATCCTTGTAATGATAAAATCACTGTAGAACAAGATTATTCTTGTAGTAATCTGAGTTCAGTTGGAAGCTGTAGTGTAATAAGTGGTAGCGCGAATGAATTTTTTGGTGATACGTTAGCAGGTCCTTTCCAAGATGATGCAGATTCCCTTCGCAGTAATCCAGAATTTCCAGATGTTGAAGATGTTGATAGATTTTCTGGTGATATGTTGGCGGCAAATCCTTGCCAAAGTGATGACAATACCATTTGCAGTGATGCAGATTCTCTAGATGTTGAAGATGCGGATGTAGGATGCACCATTATCCCAAAAGAGATTGTAGCTGAAAAAATCCATAGGTTAGAGTTGAATGCTTATCACTGTACCTTAGAGGCAATGTATGCTTCCGGTCCTTTAAGTTGGGAAAAAGAAGAAGTATTGACTAATCTTCGTATTTCACTCAATATCTCAAACGATGAACATTTGATAGGGATAAAGAACTTAGTTTCCGGTGTTCAAAATTTTTAA
- the LOC131660606 gene encoding uncharacterized protein LOC131660606 isoform X3 has protein sequence MRLIKGSKVEVLVNTSRLEVEWHGAQITSGNGHTYNVKYDHSSSNDKALSRRVPRKAIRPCPPAMKNIEGLKVNDAVEVWNDGCWKKATVLKYMTGELYLVALHGSCTELKVQEIHMRMCQSWENGQWIIIPKVPAKSRVMKFSRNLIPNNYKVMPDVQQANNVCSLGLDDSCLHVPSPSTLKRPCSHGSSRNEDYPRKKRAGVIMGESKRFKAVSTAPLMEKVDAIAYPQNNMGEKYMHYSFTNSTYQLYGIGKKNPCNDKITVEQDYSCSNLSSVGSCSVISGSANEFFGDTLAGPFQDDADSLRSNPEFPDVEDVDRFSGDMLAANPCQSDDNTICSDADSLDVEDADVGCTIIPKEIVAEKIHRASVGGLHALLPMAKYDARCA, from the exons ATGAGATTAATAAAAGGAAGTAAAGTGGAGGTTCTTGTCAATACCTCGAGACTTGAAGTAGAATGGCATGGTGCTCAAATTACTTCTGGTAATGGACACACTTACAATGTTAAGTATGACCATTCTAGTTCAAATGATAAGGCTCTTTCGAGGAGAGTTCCAAGGAAGGCCATCAGACCATGCCCCCCTGCTATGAAAAATATCGAGGGTTTAAAAGTCAATGATGCTGTGGAGGTTTGGAATGACGGATGCTGGAAAAAAGCTACTGTGTTGAAGTACATGACTGGAGAATTGTACTTGGTAGCGTTGCACGGATCTTGTACGGAGCTGAAGGTCCAAGAAATTCACATGAGGATGTGCCAATCATGGGAAAATGGTCAATGGATCATTATTCCAAAG GTACCAGCCAAGTCTAGAGTGATGAAGTTTAGCCGGAATTTGATTCCAAACAACTATAAGGTGATGCCTGATGTTCAGCAAGCTAACAATGTTTGTTCACTAGGATTGGATGACAGCTGTCTCCATGTACCCTCCCCTTCAACTTTGAAAAGACCGTGCTCTCATGGCTCATCTCGTAATGAGGATTATCCCAGAAAAAAGAGGGCTGGTGTGATTATGGGTGAGTCTAAAAGGTTCAAAGCAGTATCCACTGCTCCATTGATGGAAAAGGTAGATGCTATTGCTTACCCACAGAATAATATGGGTGAAAAATACATGCATTATTCATTCACTAATAGTACCTATCAATTATATGGAATAGGGAAGAAGAATCCTTGTAATGATAAAATCACTGTAGAACAAGATTATTCTTGTAGTAATCTGAGTTCAGTTGGAAGCTGTAGTGTAATAAGTGGTAGCGCGAATGAATTTTTTGGTGATACGTTAGCAGGTCCTTTCCAAGATGATGCAGATTCCCTTCGCAGTAATCCAGAATTTCCAGATGTTGAAGATGTTGATAGATTTTCTGGTGATATGTTGGCGGCAAATCCTTGCCAAAGTGATGACAATACCATTTGCAGTGATGCAGATTCTCTAGATGTTGAAGATGCGGATGTAGGATGCACCATTATCCCAAAAGAGATTGTAGCTGAAAAAATCCATAG gGCCAGTGTAGGAGGCTTGCATGCCTTGCTTCCAATGGCTAAATACGATGCTAG GTGTGCTTAG
- the LOC131660606 gene encoding uncharacterized protein LOC131660606 isoform X2 — MRLIKGSKVEVLVNTSRLEVEWHGAQITSGNGHTYNVKYDHSSSNDKALSRRVPRKAIRPCPPAMKNIEGLKVNDAVEVWNDGCWKKATVLKYMTGELYLVALHGSCTELKVQEIHMRMCQSWENGQWIIIPKVPAKSRVMKFSRNLIPNNYKVMPDVQQANNVCSLGLDDSCLHVPSPSTLKRPCSHGSSRNEDYPRKKRAGVIMGESKRFKAVSTAPLMEKVDAIAYPQNNMGEKYMHYSFTNSTYQLYGIGKKNPCNDKITVEQDYSCSNLSSVGSCSVISGSANEFFGDTLAGPFQDDADSLRSNPEFPDVEDVDRFSGDMLAANPCQSDDNTICSDADSLDVEDADVGCTIIPKEIVAEKIHRASVGGLHALLPMAKYDARFASSLCKLIGHLYQ; from the exons ATGAGATTAATAAAAGGAAGTAAAGTGGAGGTTCTTGTCAATACCTCGAGACTTGAAGTAGAATGGCATGGTGCTCAAATTACTTCTGGTAATGGACACACTTACAATGTTAAGTATGACCATTCTAGTTCAAATGATAAGGCTCTTTCGAGGAGAGTTCCAAGGAAGGCCATCAGACCATGCCCCCCTGCTATGAAAAATATCGAGGGTTTAAAAGTCAATGATGCTGTGGAGGTTTGGAATGACGGATGCTGGAAAAAAGCTACTGTGTTGAAGTACATGACTGGAGAATTGTACTTGGTAGCGTTGCACGGATCTTGTACGGAGCTGAAGGTCCAAGAAATTCACATGAGGATGTGCCAATCATGGGAAAATGGTCAATGGATCATTATTCCAAAG GTACCAGCCAAGTCTAGAGTGATGAAGTTTAGCCGGAATTTGATTCCAAACAACTATAAGGTGATGCCTGATGTTCAGCAAGCTAACAATGTTTGTTCACTAGGATTGGATGACAGCTGTCTCCATGTACCCTCCCCTTCAACTTTGAAAAGACCGTGCTCTCATGGCTCATCTCGTAATGAGGATTATCCCAGAAAAAAGAGGGCTGGTGTGATTATGGGTGAGTCTAAAAGGTTCAAAGCAGTATCCACTGCTCCATTGATGGAAAAGGTAGATGCTATTGCTTACCCACAGAATAATATGGGTGAAAAATACATGCATTATTCATTCACTAATAGTACCTATCAATTATATGGAATAGGGAAGAAGAATCCTTGTAATGATAAAATCACTGTAGAACAAGATTATTCTTGTAGTAATCTGAGTTCAGTTGGAAGCTGTAGTGTAATAAGTGGTAGCGCGAATGAATTTTTTGGTGATACGTTAGCAGGTCCTTTCCAAGATGATGCAGATTCCCTTCGCAGTAATCCAGAATTTCCAGATGTTGAAGATGTTGATAGATTTTCTGGTGATATGTTGGCGGCAAATCCTTGCCAAAGTGATGACAATACCATTTGCAGTGATGCAGATTCTCTAGATGTTGAAGATGCGGATGTAGGATGCACCATTATCCCAAAAGAGATTGTAGCTGAAAAAATCCATAG gGCCAGTGTAGGAGGCTTGCATGCCTTGCTTCCAATGGCTAAATACGATGCTAGGTTTGCCTCTTCTCTCTGCAAATTAATTGGTCATCTCTACCAATAA